TGCAAGTGAATTCAATAAGTTGCATTTTATTGTTAATTTCGATCATATTATTTTTAATTTTTTCTAGGGATTGCTTTTGTTGTGAAGTAAGCTCAAATCTATATAAACCAGAATTATAATAATTTCTTAATAAAGATAGATCGGCTTTATTTTTGTTAAGGTCATTTACAGCTAAACAAATATTCTGTGAATTAAGGTTTTGATTGCAAACAATAAGGCATTGGTTAAGGCTATCAATCCCCTTATTGGTTTCCATAATAAGTTGAGCCAAATTTATACTCCTACCATCGATCGTAATAATTTGCGGTGAGTTTATTCGATCGGTAGGGCTTTTTACTCCTAAACTATGTGATACCAGAAAATAAACCATAATAGATAAAATAATAAATAGACTAATGTAGATTAATTTAAAATTTATTTTTTTAGGAACAATATGCTTATTATTTTTATACATACTATTCACTCTCTTGGTAAACATTATTTTCATTGTAAGCTATTTCACATGATGGGCATTGGCTCCAAAAACCCCTCATGAGGCATTTTATATTTTCCATTGCTATACCATAGTTGGTAAGTACAACTATTTATATTTATCATAGCAGTCTTGATACTAAACATTTAATTTTTTTACGAAACTATAAATTTAATTCTAGAAAGAATTATTAGTTCTAAACAGCAAAAGCTGATTATCTCATCAAGGGCGCTTCAAGCTTGTTCAAACATTTCGCTGATTTTTCCCTCATTATATTTGAATTTTTTTATCTTAAAATATTATCGATCTTCTCGAACACTTAACTTCAATTTTGTTTCTCCTACCTTCAAATGGGTTTACAGAGAAATTTCTACAGCTTATGATATTTGTACGTAAATCAAAAAAAAAGAATTACTATGTCACCAAGAGGTGGAAAAAGAGAGGGGGCAGGGCGCCCAAAAGGCGAACCCACTAAAGCTGTTCGCATCCCTTTATCACAATTAGCAGAATTAGAGCGATTGAAAAGCCAACCGGTTTATCAATTACCTGTATTTTCAAGTAAAGTTCAAGCAGGATTTCCTTCTCCTGCAGATGACTATATTGAGGGGTATCTGGATTTAAATACCAAATTCATAAAGCACCCATCAGCAACATTTGTGCTGCAAGCCACCGGAGATTCTATGGTTGAGGCCGGAATATTTTCTGGGGATTGGCTTCTAGTTGATAGGAGTATAGAGCCAACTGACGGTCGAATTGTTATTGC
The sequence above is a segment of the Legionella sp. PC997 genome. Coding sequences within it:
- a CDS encoding LexA family transcriptional regulator encodes the protein MSPRGGKREGAGRPKGEPTKAVRIPLSQLAELERLKSQPVYQLPVFSSKVQAGFPSPADDYIEGYLDLNTKFIKHPSATFVLQATGDSMVEAGIFSGDWLLVDRSIEPTDGRIVIAAVNGELTVKRLSKKGGRVQLLPANSKFKPIDITEENEMVIWGVVTLVLHELT